A genomic segment from Nicotiana tabacum cultivar K326 chromosome 7, ASM71507v2, whole genome shotgun sequence encodes:
- the LOC107816639 gene encoding armadillo repeat-containing protein LFR-like yields the protein MQKREQAKLSGSTGGSAAPPAKRGRPLGSVNSNAAAAAAAAADSAAPSTLLGPSLQVHSAFAEQNNKRIVLALQSGLKGELTWALNTLTLLSFKEKDDIRKDATPLAKIPGLLDALLQVIDDWRDIALPRVLVKAPRVRLLGAHSAVTGFGIGYEALNSNESVPNPSTGSGAANRDSSVQKSNTKSRPAGWWFEEDGLFNLDEEGRSEKQQCAVAASNILRNFSFMPDNEVIMGQHRHCLETLFQCLADYVTEDEELVTNALETIVNIGPLIDLRIFSSSKPSFIKMTEKRAVQAVMGVLGSAVKAWHCAAAELIGRIIINPDNEPFLLPSASQIYKRLVDIMSQPATDAQAAAIGALYNLAEINMDCRLKLASERWAIDRLLKVIKMPHPVPEVCRKAATILENLVSEPQNKPLLLVYENAFAEMLFGDPRYSDIFSRILYELTSRPSNKVASARGIWGM from the exons ATGCAGAAAAGAGAGCAAGCGAAGCTAAGCGGATCAACGGGTGGCTCCGCCGCACCGCCGGCGAAAAGGGGGCGGCCATTGGGAAGCGTAAACAGCAACGCAGCCGCAGCAGCAGCTGCAGCAGCTGACTCAGCAGCTCCTTCAACTCTCCTCGGCCCGTCCCTGCAAGTTCACTCTGCCTTCGCTG AACAGAATAATAAAAGGATTGTTCTAGCTCTTCAAAGTGGATTAAAGGGTGAGCTGACATGGGCACTAAATACGCTCACTTTGCTATCATTCAAGGAGAAAGATGACATCCGTAAGGATGCAACTCCTCTTGCCAAAATTCCTGGATTGCTTGATGCTCTACTTCAAGTT ATAGATGATTGGCGTGATATAGCGTTGCCAAGGGTACTTGTAAAGGCACCTCGTGTGCGGCTTTTGGGTGCACATTCAGCTGTTACTGGATTTGGAATTGGATATGAAGCATTGAACTCGAATGAATCTGTACCTAATCCTAG CACTGGTTCTGGAGCTGCCAACAGAGATTCATCTGTTCAGAAGAGTAATACCAAGTCTCGCCCTGCGGGTTGGTGGTTTGAGGAAGATGGCTTATTTAATTTGGATGAGGAGGGGCGATCTGAAAAGCAGCAGTGCGCCGTTGCTGCTTCAAACATTCTCCGCAACTTCTCTTTTATGCCAGATAATGAAGTCATCATGGGCCAGCATAGACATTGCTTAGAAACTCTATTCCAATGTCTGGCAGATTATGTTACAG AGGATGAAGAACTTGTCACAAATGCCCTCGAGACGATAGTGAATATAGGTCCATTGATAGATCTCCGAATCTTCAGTTCCTCGAAACCTTCTTTTATCAAAATGAC GGAGAAACGTGCTGTCCAGGCTGTCATGGGAGTGTTGGGATCTGCTGTCAAGGCCTGGCATTGTGCTGCTGCTGAATTAATTGGTCGTATTATAATAAATCCTGATAATGAACCTTTCCTACTTCCTTCTGCTTCGCAG ATATATAAACGTTTAGTTGATATCATGAGCCAACCAGCTACTGATGCTCAAGCAGCTGCAATTGGTGCATTATATAACCTTGCCGAAATAAATATGGACTGCCGTTTGAAGCTGGCTAGTGAACGATG GGCTATTGATAGACTGTTGAAAGTGATTAAGATGCCACATCCAGTACCAGAAGTGTGCAGGAAAGCAGCAACTATTTTAGAAAACCTTGTATCAGAGCCACAGAACAAGCCTCTTCTACTAGTGTATGAAAATGCATTTGCGGAGATGCTTTTTGGTGACCCAAGATACTCGGACATATTTTCCAGAATACTATACGAACTAACATCACGGCCAAGCAACAAAGTGGCATCAGCTCGAGGGATCTGGGGCATGTAA
- the LOC107816638 gene encoding inactive protein RESTRICTED TEV MOVEMENT 1-like gives MYMVKVSPAGKQDGSLWEEKGGVEVAQIFVSHYDDKVVALQFLFFENGKLVLSKRHGVDNLCENFNSVDLDYPSEFLTSISGSVQLTMNGDSFLSSISFGTNKGSYGPIGKASAAGNIYHFNYQIGNGRSIGGFHGSKCRYGIESIGVYVKTINIFNILQLREKKKW, from the coding sequence ATGTATATGGTCAAAGTTAGTCCAGCTGGCAAACAAGATGGATCCCTTTGGGAAGAAAAGGGAGGAGTAGAAGTAGCCCAAATTTTTGTTTCTCACTATGATGACAAAGTTGTTGCACTGCAATTCCTTTTCTTTGAGAATGGGAAACTAGTTTTGTCAAAGAGACATGGTGTTGATAATTTatgtgaaaacttcaattcagTTGACCTGGATTATCCCTCTGAGTTTCTTACTAGTATAAGTGGTTCAGTTCAATTAACAATGAATGGAGATAGTTTTTTGAGCTCAATATCATTTGGCACCAATAAGGGTTCCTATGGACCAATTGGAAAAGCTTCAGCTGCTGGCAATATTTATCACTTCAACTATCAGATAGGAAATGGTCGTTCTATTGGTGGATTTCATGGCAGCAAATGCCGTTATGGTATTGAGAGTATTGGGGTCTATGTGAAGACCATCAACATTTTTAATATCCTTCAGTTAAGGGAGAAGAAGAAATGGTAG